DNA from Larimichthys crocea isolate SSNF chromosome XIII, L_crocea_2.0, whole genome shotgun sequence:
TCTTTTATAATATAAGAGTTATACGAGTATAAGTTAACCACCATCTAATACAATATGATTACAACATTGACTGTCTTGGTTGTACATGATGCctgttacattttttatgtgcatgttaaatgtgtattaattttaaagtaatatttttgatAATCCATCAGATGTCTGCTGATTATGTTGTATAACAGTGTTGTTTTAATTATACCCAAAAGTAAGACAATGCAGATATACAGTAAAATTTGTTATTCACTATTACTAGCCTGCATgtttatgactgataaaaagttcatgcataattattattggttattaaatgccaagagatGTGTGTCTTTGGACAGTGCAAATGCCtccgctgtttgtagtttctcaattatctgcaccctcacagtcaccattattttggtgaaaattgttaCCTCTGTGGGCCTCCTTGGTTGAAAACCCCTGCTTTACAGCATTAAAGGCatgtttctttccttcctctgtgtctttaagggtgtgtcttttcttttcactgctttctctctgctgatgaAAGCTAACTATCCCAAGAATGAGGCTGACAAAGGGGCTTTGGAATGACCTTCCTAAAACATGACAAACCTAGAGTTACTTACTGAATTCCCACCTAATGCTCTGCAGTGTATCATGACTTTCTGGCTACACTTTTTAATTACTTCGTACTCAGTACTTTTTTTCCTGCCAACATTTGTGAAATTCCATGTTCCCTTCGGGCATGTTCACTACAGATTAAAAAGCCTACCGGTGCCACTTGAATGAGATAACAGAGGTGCAGAGTGTGCACATAAGTTGGAAAGAATTAGCAATTACTATCCAAACTGGAGGAGTGTTATGAGAGAAAAATCTCAAGCAtctccaaaaaacacaaactttcaaACCCCACCTTATCTTGTATGCACTTAAAAGCATGTTTATCTGACATACCCCTAACCTCTAACTCATAAACttatgacatacagtatacaggAATGTGTGCTACGCCCAAGTTCAGGCTGATACCAGCACATTCTCATATTGAACCATTTACTACTGTGAAAAAACTGCTGCCTCAATAGAACATTCAAGGAGTATTTATGGGTGAAATGATGTGTTTCAGATGTGAAGTGAACTCATCAATCGAATCAATGCTTTCTGAGATCTTTTTCTGGCATTGGCAGAGCTGGTTATGAACTGTAATAGTATATATGTATAAGAAATAGATGGCATAGAGGAAAGCTTCCTTAAgaattagaaaatgaaatacaatatgtATCCAACATATTAAAAGACTACTCAGGCCAACAGAGAAATCACAGTGAAATGGGTAGTCTTTACTTAAAATTTTCAACAAAAATCAACTTTATTATAACATACAATATTCGCCCATTACTTCTTGCCCTTCTTCTCATGCATGAGCATGTAGCCCTTCTCGCAGGCCATTGAGATGCCAACGACAAGGGGCAGAAACTCCTCAAAGTCTAATTTATCGTCTTTGTTTTGGTCTAAATCTTTCAGGATGGTGTCCACAAGTTTGGGGTTCTTCTGGGCCTGAAAGAGCATTAGCAAGAGAGATAAGTTCAGGATGCAATGCAAAACCAATAAATCACATATATGTCTACACTGATGGTGCATATGCACTAAAAATGGAGGCTAGATATAATAGAAGAAGATTCTTACTTGCAGGAAGGAGGGTAACTCATTCTCAAGTAGTTTTTTCAGTTCCTTCTTGCTTAAGGTCTTTTTATCACCATCTTGATCAGCGTAgttgtggaaaatgacaatcAGGGACTCCATGCACTTTTCCAAGGCAGTCATGGCTGCAGATTCAGATGCTGAAAGGAGGAAAGTCTgtatttaagttttaagttaCCTAGACTTATATCACAGcttgtataatattttatatacaaataaGCCGAAAGAGTGACACTGACATAGGGCATTGCCACATTAACTTaagtaaattatatatataagtgtgtgtatatacatacacactcacacactttgtacttttacttaagaaAAGATCTGTGTACTCCCATCTACTTCATCCAAAACTAACACATTGTTACATGAGGATGTGGGTGTTGGTTTTACTGGCACTCAAAGCAAATTCTTTGGCTATTAGATATATTATTCTGACGCATAAACTTGAATCCTTATCTCAAGCCTCTCACTCCCACTCTGTCTTCTTCATACCCTTTTTTGGTCGAGTGTCGCACAAGGGGAACAGAAACTAAAGACAAAGGAGAACTATAGATAAAACAGAGGACCAGCCAGAACTTGCCACGAATGGAAAAACGTGCGTAATGCGCCAACAACGCCGAAGCCCACTCAAGAAAGCGTGTTAAATACAGACTGAACTTTAACTGCGAAAACAGCAGTTTTTGCCTGTGGACTCCTTAAACTACATACAGCAACTGACATGAACTATCTTCAATCGTCATAATAAAAGATCCGCTTTCTATCTAAACTTTTAAAACactgataaaatacattttctgaactcacctGGACACAAAGAGGCAGAGACTGGAATTTGAGACGATCGGTGAAGAGTGCAGGGGCTCACTGAAAGTTTATTACAGAATTTATACTTAGCTGGACAACGCCCAGTATGatgggagggagagggagggataCAGAGACacaggcggagagagagagagagcaaatagcgtggaaagaaaaaaaaagaagccatgTGCAAATACCGACCCTGCCCATGTTCTCCCACAAAACTGTCACCGCAGAGATGAAGCCACAGCttcaaaatgtgacacaaagGTTGTTAAAATATCTAACTTTTATAGTTATCTCTAGACATAAATTTC
Protein-coding regions in this window:
- the LOC104918196 gene encoding protein S100-A1; this translates as MTALEKCMESLIVIFHNYADQDGDKKTLSKKELKKLLENELPSFLQAQKNPKLVDTILKDLDQNKDDKLDFEEFLPLVVGISMACEKGYMLMHEKKGKK